The Anomalospiza imberbis isolate Cuckoo-Finch-1a 21T00152 chromosome 2, ASM3175350v1, whole genome shotgun sequence nucleotide sequence AGGAGAAGCAAGCGAAGAAGGCTTGTACTTAGATTCTGAGGCTGTCTTAGACTATGTGATGACTCGGTCTGATCTtgataaaacaaaaatttttctttttggccGTTCCTTGGGGGGAGCAGTAGCTATTCACTTAGCTTCTGAAAATTCCCATAGGATTTCTGCAATCGTGGTGGAGAACACCTTTCTTAGCATCCCATACATGGCCagcactttgttttctttctttccaatGAGGTATCTTCCGCTGTGGTGCTACAAAAATAAATTCCTATCctacagaaaaatctctcaGTGCAGAATGCCTTCTCTCTTCATCTCTGGGTTGTCTGACCAGTTAATTCCACCAGTTATGATGAAGCAACTTTATGAATTATCCCCAGCTCGGACTAAGAGATTGGCAATATTTCCTGATGGAACTCACAATGACACTTGGCAGTGCCAGGGTTATTTCACTGCACTTGAACAGTTCATCAAAGAAGTAATAAAGAGTCACTCCCCTGAAGAAATGGCGAAAACATCATCTAATGTAACAATAATATAATTGATATTCTTCTTTGGGGTGGAGTGGGGCAAGTACCTGCACTGTACCTTGATTTGTGATAAGTGGTAAAAGAATGTCTGTTTTTAAATGTATGTCATGTCTGTACTTGCCTAAAGAGTGAAATTAAACTTGGAAAGGTCTGATATTTTATTAAGGTGTTCCAGATAACTTTTACATTTGCAGCATTGTAAATGAACCATTTTATGTCTTTCTCATACTTTTTTGGTATCTCTGTCCATATATTCCACTTGTTTGATATGTACAACAGATGCTATTAAAGAAACTTGCTACAAAAGTAGTACAGAATGTATTTAGAACAACGGGAGGCTCTTTGGTATTCACTGCTGTATGTGTGAGCTTTTTGGACAGCCATGGTTAGCACAATGATTAGTTGCTTCTCTTAGAGTTTATTTAAAATGTGCCATGCATGAGATTAgtgttttatttcttgaaatttTATATTATGCAAAGTGGGAAGACTTTAATGGGCTAAATAATATGAAATAACATAAATGGTAGTGTATACTTGCAGGTATACTATCCTGGGTTATTACTGGTTTCTATGGTTTTGCAAACTTACATATGTCAAACTGCAGCTGAAGATGAAAAGATACTTTCCttattttcatttgctgtttGTATTATAATAGTGCACAGACGGTTGTATGTGCCTAACATCGTGACTTTGGGATTTTACCCAGGCAATTTCTGTATAGAAAACAGAAGTAACTTTTTCTAAAAGAGATCAGTGCAATCTAAGCTCCTTTCTGCCTCAAGCTCTCCTCACTAATGCACAGGCAAACTATTTGTTAGTACTAGTCTG carries:
- the ABHD13 gene encoding protein ABHD13 — protein: MEKSWMLWTFAKRWLLALASWSWSLCRICLLPLIVTFHLYGGIILLILIFVSIAGILYKFQDVLLYFPEQPSSSRLYVPMPTGIPHENIFIKTKDGVLLNLILLRYTGDNAAYSPTIIYFHGNAGNIGHRLPNALLMLVNLKVNLILVDYRGYGKSEGEASEEGLYLDSEAVLDYVMTRSDLDKTKIFLFGRSLGGAVAIHLASENSHRISAIVVENTFLSIPYMASTLFSFFPMRYLPLWCYKNKFLSYRKISQCRMPSLFISGLSDQLIPPVMMKQLYELSPARTKRLAIFPDGTHNDTWQCQGYFTALEQFIKEVIKSHSPEEMAKTSSNVTII